The DNA region GTTCCTCCAgactcctctccctctgaGCTACTGCCGGTGACTACGCCGCAATCATGGCCGTCCTTGATGGTGGCACCACACATCTCGCAGACGTTATGTCTCGGGACTCCCGGCATTGTGTCTAAGAAAGCCTGTTGGTCGTAAGAATTGTGTGTTTTTATGTACGTGGTGTTGGTTGTAGTTTGTGGGTGAGAGCTGTCGAGTGATGGTTAATGGAAATGTCGATGACAGAAACATTGTTAGGTAGAGAGACTCGGTGCGTTGCATTTTCTTATATACAACTTCTCGAATCTTTTCAAGCCGGCTTTTGCGCTCCATTGACGTGGCATCATTGATAAATGTGAAGGTGTCATTACGGTTTTTATCATGTGGCATCATAGTGTTCATGGTGGTCTCATTGAACTGGGTAATATGGCCTTTTAATGGTGTTCTGGTGACCCGAAACTCGGCCATATGCTGGGTTGATTGTGAGGTGAAAGATAGAGGGAGATCAGAGGTTGAGGAGTGAAACGAGAAGTTACAAGACACATATGTCACACCAAAAGCACAAACAGAAAGACTTAGCGTTGAAACAAGCACCATTCTTCAGCGTCAATTTGCCCAGTCGCTTCCCGAGCGTATTTCACCCTGGCCTCTTCGTAATAattgtgttgttgttacGCGTATGCCGACTTGGCTTTTGCATTATAGGCTTCTACGTAAACATGGGTACGATGAGCCAAACCACATCTCGATCCTGAAGTATCAATCATCTTTGCTAGAGGCTTGTCCCAAGTTTGAgtgatgttgtggttggaGAATGTGCTTGCTCACTGACTCCAGCCAACTGCTCGCTAGAAGGCGAGCACTATAAGATTCCCCATATAATCAAGCCTTAGTACTAAAAAAGCTTGACCATGGCCAGAATTCATGCTTTGTGCGCCTCCGCGCTCTGGACAAGCCGGCACCCTCGTTTTACACGGTTGCTGCTATGCAAAAAATAGCCGCATCTCGCATCAAACACCTTGTTCCAGCAACCATCAAAATCGGTGAGGCAACCAATGACCAAGCAAGAAAGTTCCAGTTTTGGGTCATGGAACTTGGCAAATGAATTACCTTGGACAGCATCTGGGAAAAGATGGACCATGGGAATCGCAAGTCTGTCGTCAAGAACCTGGTCGAGGTGCTCTTTTCACTTCAATCTTTGAAGATCTCAGACTACAAAGTCCAGAACACCGTCCAGGAATCATTCGGCGAGCACAGTAAGGAAGAACTTACGAAGGCTGCCAAGGCTTCCTTCGGGAGCCCATTGTCGGGATTCCTGGAAACAGAGGCCTTTTTCATGGCCTTTCTCTTGCGAGTATTCGGCTTTGATCAGCCATTCCAAGAACATTCTCGTAAACCGATTTAACAGCATGAAGCCTGTGTCTGATCCGGCCGGCATTGTGTTGGAATGTACGGCAAAACATGTGGACTCGATCAGAATCAACGATGATGATATGCGGAAGTTGTAAGTGCATCGATCATATATACCACTGGGATGCCCTAGTAATTTGCCGAAAGGAGGCAAGAGGCTGTTTTCTACCTCAACGACATTAGGCCTCAGAACATCATGGTCCTAGGGGTTGAAACCGATGATGGACGAGTGAAATACGAGCTCACTGGTCTCGTGGAGTGGCATGGGCTGGTTTCTTTGCCCCCTCATTTCAGCTGAGCTTACAAGACTCATTGGTGGGTGTTACAAACCGCCATCTTTCCTTCTACTTACTTTTGAAACAAGAACTCATTGGGTTTCTCCCTCGAACCCCGCCACATATGTCGTTGGCGAGGGCCATGTTCCACCTCTTGGAGGCCCAGCAAGTGAAGAAGTTGGCTGAGGCCGATATGGAAGCTCAAATTCGCAAACGGTACATGGCCATGATGCGGGTATCCCGGGACAAGGATCCGTATGTTGGATGGAAATATGACGTCGAAGGACCAATTCCAGAGGTGTCGGCTGAAGCTTTTGACAGGATGGACATCGATGCTGTTAATAGCATGTGGGACTAGCTATTTTGATGGATAGTAATTCTCTAAAATAAATGAATTGAGATATCAAATTAGTcaacaaccctaacccatcAATGGCTGAAGTAGGGAAGCAGTGGGGGTGTGGGGGTCCTATGAGGTCAGTGCTTGTTGGGCCGTCACCGCGGGGTAGCTTACCCCTGCTCGAGGGACCCCTGGCAAACGGCAAGAGCGGAGACAGCGGGACATcgccagcatcatcaccgcctcgAATCTCAGTCAGCTCCTTTTCAACTGTTGGCAAGACAAAGATTATCCAGCCGTGCCAGCCTCATATCTTATCCAAACTCCAATTACAACATCAAAATGGTCGGTCTTGGTCCCAAGCGTCCTCCCTCCCGGAAAGGCACTGGTACGTAAACAGTTAATTGCAATCTCCAAACCCCAGCTCGGGAATCTCCAACAGCTTTCCATGCCCAACATAACCCCTCTCGGCTTTATTGATTGCTGcctgttgtttttgttgaaTACCAGATGCAGTCAGGCACAATTGCTCCTGCCATCCGTCTGATTGAATACTCGGAAGGGTCAAGTGGTTCTTCCCCCCAGCGCCTTGTGTGGTTTTGGTGCCGTGTCGCGTGCGTATCATCCGGGAAGAGGCGAAGCGGAAGTCACGTTGGAGTGAAGACCCTATCTGTGTACCGTCCGCGATAATCTTGGATGATGTGACATCACTCACTCTTCTGGTTTTCTGCATGCTCAGTCACcaacacaccaccaacctaTCCGATCAGGCTTCCCAGCATTTCTCCACCTTGCTCTGCCTTGGCATATTTCTTCCTAAAGTACCCTTTTTGCGAATCGCTATATTCGATCCCTACTCTGGCCTGCATTAGGTACCCAGCCTCCTACCTTGCCCTACAAATAAGTACCTGAGCCATGTCTTTCTTCGGCATGAGATCCCTGGTCAATCCCGACAACgtcaaccaacaccacccaatTCCTCTGTCAAAGAGCCACGCCTACCGACACCACTCTATTTTCTCCAGCAACAGTTCTCAGTCCAGCCGACAGGGCAAGGCCTGTGCGCTCTTGTCCCTTGCTTCTTAACTGACCATGTCATCAGGCTCGTTTGTCGAAGTCCCCAAGGACCTGCTCAAGGAGATTAAGCGCCTTGAGGAGCTGTTCACGGTTGATACGGCAAAGCTCAAACAGATTACCGACCACTTTGTCAATGAACTCGAAAAGGGTCTCAGCAAGGAGGGCGGGACCATCGTAAGTTTATCTTGAGCCAATGTTGGGTGTTACTCACGGCTAATGCGTCAAAGCCCATGAACCCAACATGGGTCATGTCCTTTCCCACTGGCTATGAGACCGGTACTTACCTGGCCCTTGACATGGGCGGCACCAACCTGCGTGTTTGCCAGATCACTTTGACGGAGCAAAAGTCAGAATTCGACATTATCCAGTCAAAGTACCGCATGCccgaggagctcaagacaGGTGTGGCTGAAGATCTGTGGGAATACATTGCTGAGTGCTTGTTGCAGTTCATCCAGACTCACCACGGCGATGTCGCCAAGCTCGACAAGATTCCTCTAGGCTTCACCTTCTCCTACCCTGCCACTCAAAATTACATTGATGAGGGCATCCTTCAGCGGTGGACCAAGGGCTTCGATatcgatggtgttgagggccGCAATGTTGTTCCCATGTTTGAGAAGGCCCTTCAAGAGCGGGTATGTCTAGGAGGCTAAGGGATGAACGATGATATGCTGACCATCCACAGGGCGTGCCAATCAAGCTGACTGCTCTTATCAACGATACCACCGGCACCCTCATTGCCTCTGCGTACACCGACACTAAGATGAAGATTGGTTGTATCTTTGGCACCGGTTGCAATGCCGCTTACATGGAGGACTGTGGTTCTATCCCTAAGCTTGCGCACCTTAACCTCCCACCCGATACCCCCATGGCTATCAACTGCGAGTGGGGAGCTTTCGACAATGAGCATAACGTGCTCCCTCGCACTCCCTACGATGAATCCATTGATACGGATTCACCTCGCCCCGGTCAACAGGCATTTGAGAAGATGATTGCAGGGTTATACCTGGGAGAGATCTTCCGCTTGATCATGGTAGACCTGCATGACAACCATAATGTCAACATCTTTGCCGGACAGGATATCGGGAAGTTACGGAGGCCGTACACCCTTGACTCGTCATTCCTGTCGGCCATTGAGGAGTATGTTTACTTACAGAAGTTGATTGATGTTGAATGCTAACCAGAGTACAGTGACCCGTTCGAGAACCTGTCCGAGACCCGCGAGCTCTTCCAGAACCAACTCGGCATCGATCCCAACCCCTCAGAGCTCGAGCTTATCCGCCGTGCTGCGGAGCTGATTGGCACCCGTGCCGCCCGTCTCTCAGCCTGTGGCGTTGCTGCCAtcagcaaaaagaagggcTACAAGGAATGCCACGTCGGCGCTGACGGGTCGGTATTCAACAAGTACCCTCACTTCAAGAAGCGCGGTGCGGCTGCCCTTCGTGAGATTCTCGACTGGCCCGCAAAGGCGGATCCCAACGATGACGACCCCATCGAGATCTTGGCCGCCGAGGATGGAAGCGGCGTAGGTGCTGCATTGATTGCGGCTTTGACACTGGAGAGGGTGAAAAAGGGGAATATGCATGGAATTTTGCACCCGGAGAACTTCCACTAAGCGGGTGTGTTTTGGAGTGTTTGTTGAGATTGGGTATAGGATTGCAGAGCATACGGATTACGAGGTTCAAGAGTAGCAGATGGTTTCAGTTCCGTTGATCACAGATTATAGTAGCTTAGAACGTTGAATTAAGGGGCTTCATTTTGTCATTGTATCTGCTGTTGTCAGTTTTGACTTGTTagcctctttttttccccctttgcCTTTTCCACGGCGTATTTGAAGGTATCgatcagctcctcctcactctccaacccaaccgatACCCGGACCTGCTCTGGGTTCGCCCCAAAAGTCTTGAGGTACTCCGCCGCCTCTGGCTCAACGCCCCAGATTGCATCGTTGAAGGGGAAGGCAAGAGTGAGGTGGGCACCGAGGTGAGGACCCTGGTATACGGACAGGTTATCGTAAAATGTCTTTGCCAGGTCGAGGGATTCGAAATCGACGGCCAAAAGGCAGCCGTACCCCGGGTTAGGGAACTCGGGAGTTGGCGCGCGCATTACGGCGTCGTAGTTGGGCTTTGTGTCTAGGAAGGGGGGATAGAAAACTGCTTTtacgggggaggaggggtccTGGGCTTCCGAGTTGAGGTAGGTGGCTAGGGATAGGGCGTTGGAGTTTAGGGTTGCTGAGCGGGCGAGGTAGGattgggagttggagaggaggagggaggcgtcGGGGTGGAAGTACTCGTTGCGAAAGGTGGTcgtgaggaggggggagagggaggggaagaggggggtggacggggggaggaggagggagccgCCCATGCACTGTGGAAGAT from Podospora pseudoanserina strain CBS 124.78 chromosome 1, whole genome shotgun sequence includes:
- the hxk1 gene encoding hexokinase (COG:G; EggNog:ENOG503NW32), giving the protein MSSGSFVEVPKDLLKEIKRLEELFTVDTAKLKQITDHFVNELEKGLSKEGGTIPMNPTWVMSFPTGYETGTYLALDMGGTNLRVCQITLTEQKSEFDIIQSKYRMPEELKTGVAEDLWEYIAECLLQFIQTHHGDVAKLDKIPLGFTFSYPATQNYIDEGILQRWTKGFDIDGVEGRNVVPMFEKALQERGVPIKLTALINDTTGTLIASAYTDTKMKIGCIFGTGCNAAYMEDCGSIPKLAHLNLPPDTPMAINCEWGAFDNEHNVLPRTPYDESIDTDSPRPGQQAFEKMIAGLYLGEIFRLIMVDLHDNHNVNIFAGQDIGKLRRPYTLDSSFLSAIEDDPFENLSETRELFQNQLGIDPNPSELELIRRAAELIGTRAARLSACGVAAISKKKGYKECHVGADGSVFNKYPHFKKRGAAALREILDWPAKADPNDDDPIEILAAEDGSGVGAALIAALTLERVKKGNMHGILHPENFH